From the genome of Halictus rubicundus isolate RS-2024b chromosome 2, iyHalRubi1_principal, whole genome shotgun sequence, one region includes:
- the LOC143363246 gene encoding uncharacterized protein LOC143363246 isoform X1, which yields MKPNSSSRNDATEKKMLRRREWKLEQERQRRHERLKQKKIYEYEMQRAREKGLLPPKPPNRSKSRSKSPRSRPRRPCTSSTTNTPILSERLESVDGTVPLFKGPEGTKISAAELRRIKVDIHRNIPGKSTDSDLQRDVINPEDIVVKRRGGEGSKPIFEREEIKGVVTKTEEVEERRTVVTVNNDTLDGKSKTFKKRSASLSPIRNRSHSPRRTLSRHSRHEDTKHESRRSYREDRERYRSRNGSREYSDRYGEKERRRTESHIAEEERNRRSRDHSRSRDREERKSDRYSHHRDERSYRYGHRRDRSGSREERVPPPHYFGQIPVPIYYSHFPPRPIMMANPMQIRGQAPMMLRPFPPPRFILPHRLRTPSNPSAENLVRYRLATPILTPSNPRFGPTY from the exons ATGAAACCAAATTCATCGTCCCGAAACGACGCAACTGAGAAGAAGATGCTACGGAGGCGAGAATGGAAGCTGGAACAAGAACGACAACGGCGGCATGAGAGGTTAAAACAAAAGAAGATTTACGAATATGAAATGCAACGCGCCCGTGAAAAAGGTTTGCTGCCTCCGAAACCTCCAAATCGAAGTAAGAGCCGAAGTAAATCTCCACGAAGTCGACCTAGAAGACCTTGTACTTCTAGCACAACAAACACTCCAATTCTTTCTGAAAG ATTAGAATCAGTAGATGGCACTGTACCATTATTTAAAGGACCCGAAGGCACAAAGATTAGTGCAGCTGAGCTACGCAGAATTAAAGTAGATATTCATCGAAATATTCCTGGAAAATCAACTGACTCAGATCTTCAGCGAGATGTTATCAATCCTGAAGATATAGTAGTCAAAAGAAGAGGAG GAGAGGGATCGAAACCAATATTTGAGAGGGAAGAAATTAAAGGAGTAGTCACCAAAACAGAAGAAGTTGAAGAACGTCGTACTGTTGTAACTGTAAATAATGACACTTTAG acgGCAAGTCGAAAACGTTTAAAAAACGCTCGGCGTCTTTGAGCCCAATCAGAAACCGAAGTCACAGTCCTCGACGGACATTATCTCGTCATTCCAG GCACGAGGACACGAAACACGAAAGCAGAAGAAGTTATAGAGAGGACAG GGAAAGGTATCGTAGCAGGAACGGAAGTAGAGAGTACAGTGATAGATAcggagagaaggagagacgaCGTACTGAGTCACACATTGCTGAAGAAGAGCGAAACAGAAGAAGTCGTGACCATTCGCGTTCGAGGGACAGGGAAGAACGGAAATCGGATAGATATTCTCATCACAG GGATGAGAGGTCTTATCGCTATGGACATAGGAGGGACAGATCTGGATCTAGGGAAGAAAGAGTTCCTCCGCCACATTATTTCGGGCAAATTCCTGTTCCCATTTATTATAGT cATTTCCCTCCAAGGCCAATTATGATGGCAAATCCAATGCAAATTCGAGGGCAAGCTCCTATGATGCTACGACCCTTTCCTCCGCCGAGATTTATACTTCCACATAGATTACGTACACCCTCCAATccttcggctgaaaacttggtacgctaccgtcttgccacaccgattcttaCACCCTCCAATCCTA GATTTGGACCTACGTACTAA